In the genome of Crassostrea angulata isolate pt1a10 chromosome 6, ASM2561291v2, whole genome shotgun sequence, the window agagagagagagagagagagagagagagagagagagagagagagagagagagagagagagaaaatgatCTCTTTCGATGAGAGAaaggacggacagacggacattCAGACAAATTGACAGTCCATCTATAACTTTCAAACTCTTTATTTACaccaaaaaataatatgaatttgaaattgtttttaaggAGTTGATGCAGATAAGCAAGCAGATGCCCAAAAGTTTCTTGGAGATGGCTCCAAACTGACGTACGACATCAGCAACTCCGGAAATGATTGGGTTTTCAAGATAACAACAGCCGCAGGTGAAAAAGAGGTCAAATTCACCCTGGGTATCGAGTTTGACACTACTACCCTAGATGGAAGACCAGTTAAGGTgtgtgcatatatatatatatatatcattttactaatgattatttttttgtacaaaaagtACTAATCAATTTTGAAGTTCTTTTTTTGTGATGCCACCAATAATATTGGCATGGCGGGTGTTCTTTGTTTTTTCAGGCGGTGTTCTCAATGGATGGTGATACCCTCGTAGAAAAGCAGACGGGGCCAGGCTTTGAGACGACCAACAAGCGGACAGTGTCTGGGAATACATTGACCATGGTAGGTGCAGAACGCTTTAATAACGCAGGGAATCAAGCACAAATAGATATTCTCTCCCTTTTGTAGATGCACTGgtaattcaatgatttttattttgtaatttaccAGGCACAAAGCAAAAATTGATCAGAGGGCCAGAAGGGTCAGGGTGTTAtatccattttaaaaaaatgtttaccccTTGGGGTTTTCCCAAAGCTATCTATATAGTCTGACAGAGAATGAAGCTCGCAAACCTTACCAGTTTACTCTTCCACTTTTTGTCTGGGCCTTCCACTTTGAATTTGAATAATAATGCAGCGTGCCTGTAGGAATGGGTTAGGGAAATGGAGAGGTTTGGTTTATTAAATGGCTGCTACAGATATATCAAAGAGAGTCGTGTTATTTAGACTACCTGGTTTATTTTTCTACTATATTGGAACATATGGCTATCAGCAAAGATCGTTGTTAATTTCCCTTGTAACTTGTTCGCCTCCCGCTGAGGGGGTTGTCAAAGACTCAAAATGTCTGGTAAACGTTAATTTTTCCAAGGGCGCTTCTTATTCGAAAAGCAAAATTCTGTATGTTTAATAATTATCGACTTTACGAAGACCTTGTTTAAACATGTTTGCAGATAGTATGGAATATTGTTCTTGtgttagattaaaaaaaaacaaccacaaatttgatatgtatttcACTGTTGATTTcccttccatttattacatgcccCCTCCTCCCAAAAAGTGGGGGATGGGGGGCAAGATCgagttaattcaaaattttatatgtatgtttAATTCAGATGCCCTCTTCCAATGCTACGTGCGTGCAAGCAACTTACTTTATAATATTCGTTATCGAATTTACAGTTATGAAAACTTTTCACTTAGAAGCCGTTTTCCGCAAAGCTGTCGTCTTTGcaaaataatacaatacaatcTAGTTTGAAAGAACTTGTGATTTTATTTCTCGAACTCTTAATAACGGGAGATGGTTGATGAAATAATCTTTGTTTGGAAAGGCCTGATGCTGCATCGTCATTGAAAATTACGAGCACTGTTATGGTTATTTGATGTGTTCTTTTCTGCGTGTAACTCATCAAGAACTGATTCAGTCTTCTCTTAAACCtattttatgaaacattaaatttagattggaaattaatgaatttcaaaaatgGAAAGAAATATAGCGAACGTTCTTGGCATATTAAGTGTTGACTGATACTCTTCATAAACACAATCTAATGAAATTTAGATCCCTTGATTTGCACCAAAATCTAACAAATTCACATACGGAGGTCAAATTTAGTTACCTTTTATCCTATATATTCATGCAGCGTTTTATTGTTCACGGTAAGCATGGTAAAATTACCCCATTTCATATCTGTCTGACTAATTTAATATTGTTGCCGTGGCGAAAAGATGCTCAGAACATTTCATCATTAAGAAAAAACTACCGTAATCTGTAAAAACGAACCCCCCCTCggaaaaatgatcaaaatccGTCTCCTTTTTTCCTACGTAGTATTCTTTACAAACATTtagattttttgaaataaataaagtagtCATATTGCAGATTTTATCCGACAAATCAAATATGTCTGAAAGGACAATCGTATAATCTGTGTACCAGTCtttactttcagtactttgattgctTCCTTTTATAGGTCTTGACTGCTGGCAATGGAGTCTCCTGTACGAGGAAATACAAGAAACTATGAAATGTGAACAAATAGTAGTACATGGATTGACAGGATTATCTTTGTCTTAGCAAACTTGATGTTCATATGTATTTAGTTAGCTTATTCATCATAACATGTACTTTATGTGTacaagttaaaattatttatatttattgtgaTGCGCTATTTATGTGTCTGAATGTAATGCAAATAAAGCACGTGTATATATgttgtaataaaaaattgaaccaatttgaatataatttacTAAAATtccttatttcaaataacaaaattaCGATATGTTTGTAATACTAAGTGGTTATTAGATcgatgtttgttttatttgtaaagaaatgCGGTTTATAGATTAGTTCACATAAAATTCATCGATACCCATACCAAAACTGAATCAactttatcttttatttatccAAAATAAGCATAGCTGGGGACAGATTTATAATTGCAATATTCATATTATCAATTATTGATGTTGGCACTATAAGATTTTAACTTGCTATTTTATATATCGCTTCCAACAGGCATTTTACCAGCGTAATTTGCaaatttaattaatgatatatttcttcttctttttattattattaatatattttttttttgcatttcatcGATTAAAACCATAAAAGCCATAATAGTCTTGCGTCCACTTCCTTTGGCAAGAGGAGACTGGTCGACTGTTTCCTTCGATGTTCTCATTTATAAGTGCTCTTTGCATTAGATACTAGTACTTACTTATTTTTACGCCCAATACCTTATTTTTAGTTTCAGTTGCCACTATCCACTGataaaaattatcttaaaatattccggtagaaataaacagcaaagaCCTGGCATAAAGAGACTTTCGACTTGTGGGGAAAAAACGCTAAAAATTGGAAACACATTACAGATTCTGGATACATCATGCCCGAAtaagtcaaaatatttttctggaggaaaaaattgattattgGGTATCCTAATGAAACTGAGTGGACCACTTACTGTTCGCGGCCATAGTATTTCTCAAGTCAAATTACAGCAACATAATACCCAGTTATGGGTTATGAATGGGCAATTCTATATGGAAACGATATTAACGGATTATGCAACTCGGATGAATGGGCAACAGATGACAAACTGGGGAAAAACATCGCAATTAACGAGATGAAATTGAACACCGTTTCACTTGTGTATATATCGTTCTTGATTTCATTTCCGCTAAAACGGGGAATTCAATCAAAATACGCAGTTATTTGTTATTCTGTGAAAAAAGTTAATCAATGGCTTTCAATGCACACAACTGGAATAAGTTTTACCCCCAAATGCATTTACAGGGGCTCTGCCTACCAACATGGAAATTACATACGTAAGATccgtaataataataatgaagatGTTATCATTATAAAATAGGTTTTAATTGTTTCAACACTATGTACATGGTTTTGTTGATCACTGTCATATATATCTACAATATGAATTTGTTCGCatgaaaatatactgttcatgAAAGCAAAAAATCCCTGAAGTGTTCAACTTGTgaacatttgaaaatattttaccatctGATCTCTGTACACATAAATCAGTATTTACAACATTAAAAGGCAATTCAAAGTACAATATTCTTTGCTTCTGAAAATggcataaaatgaataatacttttgcattacattttCTACTCACCAAATAACACTTATAATTTTCTTCATATCAGTATTAGGTTGGTctgcttttttatttaaacattttaccaGACGACTTCATTGGTATTATCAACAGACCGTTTATCAGCTTTCTGtctgatttttatttctaataatcaGATTTACCCTTTAAGCAAGATTTCACTGAAACAAATACGGCAAAAagttaattcttaaattttcacatgtaatacatcAGAAACCTGAGGCATACAAGATTTGTCTTCCTTGGTGGGTACAGAAAATGTGAAATTTCATAAGACAAACAATTTGTCTGAGAGGAAGCAACAAGAGAGAAAGCTCTACTTAAGTAAAAGCcggaatttcaaataaaaacacatctttcatatttttaatcatCAAGCAATTACTAGTTATAACCTATATAATGTTATCTTAAATAGCTATCAGTCAAGCATCAAATTTGTTCAGAAAAGGATAAGAACATCAGTAGAAGTAAAATGAAAATGGACCAATTTACATGCAAAGATTGACAAATTTAACACAATTTTGTGATGCTATGAGCCTAGGACACAACTTGTAAAgtcaaaatcaatcaaatcaagAAAAGATATTGGTTTgcatttaacaaagaaaaaacacccAGCAATAATTAATCtatcattaaacaaaaaatcatgtaTAAGTAAACTAAATGAGCAGGATTATCTAAACCATGaaacttttgttaaaaaaaaatttcattcaacttaattgtatttgtaacatgtacatgtgtaaaataaataaaatttcataggAACCACAacttaaatttcttaaaatcaatttcatttaaaaaaaaaagtcaacattGAAATTTTTGGCAAAAGAGGGAAAAATGAAACGACTCAAatgaattcttaaaaaaaaaaaaaaaaaaaaaaagacggcCTCTTAttctcaaaagtaaaactaaatattataattgtttgtactttttaaattgcatatATTAAAGACTTCATAAAAAATTGCTCTTTCTACACACATATGGATTAAACTATGAAGATGAATTGCTACATACTAAAATTATGACGTGccattatttgataaaaatacacactAACATATGATATTGCTGCCATGAATGATtagataaaaataacatattgatGTTTCCTTCATCTGTTGTCATAAAAGCAAACATTTCTTAATACTTAGTTAATAtaacttaaaatttaaaaggatGTTTTTTCTATTGGATATTTAAGATATGCTACAAATATGAAGATTGATGCAATctgaatgttaaaaaaaatatcaataaataaaaacaaaagtgaaagaaaaaacaatcaTTTCCCCTTTCAATTTCTTGTAAGGAGAAATATTTGAGTATTAAAAAATTTCCtatgacattaaaaaaatgtgaaaataaaaaatttggcAAATGCATAGATGTTTTGTGCACTGACAGTTTATAACAAGAACAGAGAAAGAAAACAACCATACAACTAGACATAAAACAAATTTAGCACTATCTTCGACAAGTCTTCTTTGGTTGATGTGCCTCTTCGTTACTGTTTCTTTTCCGCTTGACACCAGCGATTGTAGACATGCTTGCCTTCACCTTGTTTTCAACTTGTCCTCGACACCTTAATGATCTTTGTTTTACTTTTCTCAGTTTCGATGCTACGCAGGTTGCCTTTTTATTGCTGTTGTCTATTGCACTAATGGTGTGTTTCCTCAAATAATGTCCTCCAGATTCAGCGGAATCACTTTTGATGGCGGCACCAGGTTTCTGATCTTTCGTCACCGATTCCTTCTTGTGAGTCCTCTGCTGATTCATATCACTGTTCGTCCGCACTTTGATTTCATTCTTGCTGCAATCCAAGAAATTCTGCATGTCTTTCAAGCTGCAAGCCGACACTGGAACTTCCACTCTTTTCACGTGTTTCTCCGTTGTTAAGTGAACACGATTTGTCTGGTATGGTTTCAGGCTGTCTGTCAGCACAGAGAGGTCTTTCAAAGAGGACGCGGTAAAAATTGGGTTATTTTTGGTTACCTTCTGGTTTTGATCGGAggtttttgaaagtttttgtgACTGCAGGATCACATTTCCAGAGTGGTGTCTAGCCCTTGTGATGGGCACACCCTGCGTGGAAGTGTGGACATCCAAGTCAGATTTGCTTCCTTGGAATCTTGCAAATACATTGGTGCAGCTGAAGTTGAGCTTTTCTTTGGTAATCATTCCTTGTGAAAATTTTGCTTTGAAATGGACACTGTTGGCTTGCACACTGTCATCAAGTTCAGAGTTAAGTGCAGGGGATATCGATGACCGTTTCGATTTTTCAGTTGAGATAGGAGAGACAACAGTTTTGGGTGTTATTACATTGTGTGAATTCACTCGACTTGTGGCTGATTTCTTTTTGTTCTCTTCATCCTTTTCACTCTTTATTGCCTCCGGTTTAGCAGCGTTGTCATGTTTCCTTTGCGAAACTCTAGGAGAAGCAACGGTTTTCTCCAAATTTGCCTTTTGGAAGAATTCATCTCTCTTCTTCTTGAGAATGGAGAGTTTCCTGGGCCCAAGTGGATCAATCAGAACCACTATACAACTTGTATTGTCAGCCTTCATTAGTTTTGACCTCCATGTTCTCAAGGCTTTTTGAACCAGTTTCTCTGCTGGGTTTATCCAGTATGACACTGGTACATTCTGTAAACACAAGAAAAAGAACAAGTTATAATTGTTTCTGGAAATCTAATTAAAAGCATGCTGGGACCTATATAGTCTTTATTTGTCAAAGCAGCTGCTAGAATATTTGCTAAATTCACTTATCAAAGAGTGACAACTCTTTCAAATTCCATTGCTCATCTTcacataataataattatttgacCTATACTTTGTATAATGTAAATGTCATGCAcaatgtcactataataaacaattacttacttacttacttactaatgatataaaatgatacTAAACATATTCTGAGGGTTTTTATTTGTAAACctgaatatttgaatttaataatctttgtattaaataattcattgtcatcattaaattcataataatccAATACATCCTGAAACTGAGTAATAAACCATATGAAAAGACTATTTCTCACCTAATCTATTTGTATTAATATACATAAATTCATATCACACAATTAAGAAGAAGAAAAGCAGAACTTGAACTAAAACAATACATGTTTAAGTCACACAGCTAAGTTAATCTAAAGAACTCAACATGTGGAGTAGATACATACTGGATCATGGATAACTTTGTATTCAAAGTGGTACTCCAGATCTGCCACTATGGCTGCCGCTGACTCTGCTGTCATCACGTTCCAAAGGCCGTCTGATCCGAGGATCAGGCACTTGTGAATAGCTGGATCCAGCTCCTGTACGGATACATCCGGAACAGGGGAGACAACATACTCATTGTTCTGATAGTTGAAGCTCCACAAGTCGCCTATTGGAAGATAAAGATTTggaaaaagtttttttcctCCAACAGTTAGGACAAAAAGATTTGGATATAGTTTTTTTCCTCTACCAATTTAGACAACGTCCAATTAGGACACATCCATTTGACATAGGTCTGGACCTCATTTGTGTTTTTCTGTTCTTtttgattaataattttaactttttgagCATAAAGTAAAGTGGTCTTTCTTTTAGCAACTAGTAATTTCTAATTCATTGGTAGTTGTTTTGTTTACTGGTACAAGTTCATAAAACGAAAGAATGATCACTTGTTACAGTCAAACAAATCCCCTTTCCTTCTAGCATCTTTCTTCCACAAATAATTAATGGTTCTCTGTAGcctgcttttaaaaaataacactatttGATATGATGCGTACCTAAACTTCTGGCTACTGCTAAGAAGGGGATCTTATCAATAGGGGTGCTCCTCCTGACCGGACCTTTATTGCTTATATTGGGGCGGTTCCACACCACCCTCTGGACGCCAGCTTTAGCCACCACCTGACCTCCTACTCTCTCGATTCTCTTGATTTCCTCTGGACTGTCAGGCTTGTGATCCTGCAGAAGTTTATAATCAATATCTAATTGACTGgtaatattaaatgatgaatTTAAGAATGACAGTTAAAATCTAAGTGGTTTTTATACTAAATGGTTATTAAATTATTATCAGTGAAGCTCATTTGTTAGTCACCATTCAGATTTCCACCAATAATGAAAGACACCAATGTGTTCAACTTTACTGAAATTGTTTCAGTTTTTGTTTCCTGTAGACCAGTGATATTTAAAGAAAGTCTTACGTATCTTTTTTCAGCATACACTTCTGTAAAATTCTCACAGATTTTGTTGGTCACTTGCGCAAAATTACACAATAAACACTCAGCCTTAAAAATAAATCTGACCTACCGACACTACTTTATTAGCGGGAAGGCCGACACaagccattattttttttttggcctaattgaaaaaaaaatcttactgtCGTGAGCATCGTCCCTGCTAAGGGAAAAGGGGCTCTTTCATCAAAGTTCTTGTTTTGGTCATACCCAAGTGCAACGCCAGAGTCTCCGGCATGCCCTATGTATAACTTGGAGTTTTTTATTATAGCTATACTGCCTGTAGTTCCTGAGGTACTTGGGTGACCACTAGCTGTTCTTGGCCATTTACCTACAAATATCAAAAGACAAATCTGAGTGACATCAAATAATTAACACAAAGAACTTTATGTATTTAATCATAGTGACATTGGGGTTTCATCATTCTATTATTAGAATTTCTGCTGAGGCAATCTGAGTTTATTTCCATGAATAAAGGAATTTTCTAATAACAGCTTGAATATCAAATCTTATGTGTCGAAAAAGTTCTTTTTCAGAggataaactttaaaaataacttccaGTTTTTGTAGAAAACAATAACTACAATTGTTCTAATTAGAAATTTCCCCCCAGTGGCCCCACAAAAACAACTCGCGCGCGATTGAAACTTCAATCGTTTCAGATAgacttttatttgaaaattatacaaacaatattcaaaaaattcataaaataaactATCGTGCAAATAAATACGATATATACATCAATGAATTTGAGCAAAATCGCCCGAGATATTATATAATCGA includes:
- the LOC128188119 gene encoding fatty acid-binding protein, liver-like, whose protein sequence is MAQFNGKWEIECSENFGDYMTAIGVDADKQADAQKFLGDGSKLTYDISNSGNDWVFKITTAAGEKEVKFTLGIEFDTTTLDGRPVKAVFSMDGDTLVEKQTGPGFETTNKRTVSGNTLTMVLTAGNGVSCTRKYKKL
- the LOC128188118 gene encoding uncharacterized protein LOC128188118; translated protein: MSNYKIGVNLRVTENSNQGGRKYMEDNNSIQFVKNEEGGYEFAYFGIFDGHGGSEASKFVRDNLLTQIKKYDYFWNGDDDQILTAIRNGFLDTQELMWKEVGKWPRTASGHPSTSGTTGSIAIIKNSKLYIGHAGDSGVALGYDQNKNFDERAPFPLAGTMLTTDHKPDSPEEIKRIERVGGQVVAKAGVQRVVWNRPNISNKGPVRRSTPIDKIPFLAVARSLGDLWSFNYQNNEYVVSPVPDVSVQELDPAIHKCLILGSDGLWNVMTAESAAAIVADLEYHFEYKVIHDPNVPVSYWINPAEKLVQKALRTWRSKLMKADNTSCIVVLIDPLGPRKLSILKKKRDEFFQKANLEKTVASPRVSQRKHDNAAKPEAIKSEKDEENKKKSATSRVNSHNVITPKTVVSPISTEKSKRSSISPALNSELDDSVQANSVHFKAKFSQGMITKEKLNFSCTNVFARFQGSKSDLDVHTSTQGVPITRARHHSGNVILQSQKLSKTSDQNQKVTKNNPIFTASSLKDLSVLTDSLKPYQTNRVHLTTEKHVKRVEVPVSACSLKDMQNFLDCSKNEIKVRTNSDMNQQRTHKKESVTKDQKPGAAIKSDSAESGGHYLRKHTISAIDNSNKKATCVASKLRKVKQRSLRCRGQVENKVKASMSTIAGVKRKRNSNEEAHQPKKTCRR